The Verrucomicrobiia bacterium genome has a segment encoding these proteins:
- a CDS encoding DUF1015 family protein: MATIKPFAALRPKPELAARICELPYDVMSAEEARRLATDNPLSFLHVSKPEIDLPPSTDPYAPQVYETGRQNFQRLVAQGALRQDPQPCFYLYRQVMGAHTQVGLAAVASCEDYLKGAIKKHELTRPEKEDDRVRHIETLNAQTGPVFLVYRANAALDELFGRRLALPPHIDFTAADGIRHTAWVIEEHPDIDFIQAEFGRIPSLYIADGHHRCAAAARVYEARKGHGHSAWFLSVIFPHNQAQILSYNRVVKDLNGLVAEQLLERLDGIFSIYHASSVLHPAVPAPARKHHVSLYVAGQWHTLHFRNRFLASSEPAENLDVTLLQRHVLDPILGIDNPRTSHRLNFVGGIRGTAELEQLVDSGEYACAFSMYPTGIEDLMAIADANGLMPPKSTWFEPKLRDATFCHLI, translated from the coding sequence ATGGCCACAATTAAACCATTTGCCGCCCTGCGACCCAAACCGGAACTGGCAGCCCGGATTTGCGAACTGCCTTACGACGTCATGTCGGCGGAAGAGGCCCGCCGCCTTGCGACCGATAACCCGCTGAGCTTTCTCCACGTCAGCAAACCGGAGATCGATCTGCCGCCCTCCACCGATCCTTATGCGCCGCAGGTTTATGAAACAGGCCGGCAGAATTTCCAGCGGCTGGTTGCTCAAGGCGCGTTAAGACAGGACCCGCAGCCATGTTTCTATTTATACCGCCAGGTGATGGGCGCTCACACCCAGGTCGGACTCGCGGCCGTTGCCAGTTGCGAGGATTACCTCAAGGGCGCGATTAAAAAACACGAACTGACGCGGCCCGAAAAGGAAGATGATCGGGTCCGCCACATCGAGACGCTGAATGCTCAAACCGGCCCCGTGTTTTTGGTTTATCGCGCCAATGCGGCCCTGGATGAGTTGTTTGGCCGGCGCCTGGCGTTGCCGCCTCACATTGATTTCACCGCGGCGGATGGGATTCGCCACACCGCCTGGGTTATCGAGGAACACCCCGACATTGACTTTATCCAAGCCGAATTCGGTCGAATCCCGTCTTTATACATCGCCGATGGCCACCACCGGTGCGCCGCCGCGGCCCGTGTTTATGAGGCCCGGAAAGGCCATGGCCATAGCGCCTGGTTCCTAAGCGTCATTTTTCCTCATAACCAGGCGCAGATTCTTTCTTATAACCGCGTGGTCAAGGACCTTAACGGACTCGTAGCTGAACAACTCCTCGAACGGCTCGATGGTATTTTCAGCATCTATCACGCTTCCTCTGTTCTGCACCCAGCCGTTCCGGCGCCGGCTCGCAAACATCACGTCAGCCTGTACGTGGCCGGCCAATGGCACACATTGCATTTTCGCAATCGGTTTTTGGCCTCAAGCGAGCCTGCCGAGAACCTAGATGTCACGTTACTCCAACGCCACGTGCTGGACCCAATCCTCGGTATTGACAATCCCCGCACCAGCCACCGGCTCAATTTCGTCGGCGGCATCCGGGGCACAGCGGAGCTCGAGCAGTTGGTCGATAGCGGCGAATACGCCTGCGCGTTTTCAATGTACCCAACCGGCATCGAAGACCTGATGGCCATTGCCGATGCCAATGGGCTCATGCCGCCCAAAAGCACCTGGTTCGAACCGAAATTGCGGGATGCAACGTTCTGTCACCTGATCTAA